One genomic region from Caldicellulosiruptoraceae bacterium PP1 encodes:
- a CDS encoding VOC family protein encodes MENNILGSTLVCQVAIVVRDVEKATQRFAELIGVNPPKPFVANEDGSDTVTYRGQPTNGRVKLSFFNMENLVIEFIEPTDDPTTWKEFLENNGPGVHHIAFKTKDKMLETIEKLEEFGFPLIQKGNKYAYIDSLNDLGVIIELLDTD; translated from the coding sequence ATGGAAAACAACATTCTTGGTTCAACCTTGGTTTGTCAGGTTGCTATTGTTGTTCGCGATGTTGAAAAAGCTACTCAACGTTTTGCTGAACTAATTGGTGTAAATCCTCCAAAACCTTTTGTAGCTAATGAAGATGGTAGTGATACTGTTACATATAGGGGACAACCTACAAACGGAAGAGTAAAACTTTCTTTCTTTAACATGGAAAATTTAGTTATTGAGTTTATTGAACCTACCGATGATCCAACTACTTGGAAGGAATTTCTTGAAAATAATGGCCCTGGTGTTCATCATATCGCATTTAAAACTAAAGATAAAATGCTTGAAACAATAGAAAAACTTGAAGAGTTTGGCTTCCCACTCATTCAAAAAGGTAATAAATATGCTTATATTGATAGCTTAAACGACTTGGGTGTTATTATAGAATTACTTGATACTGATTAA